In Paenibacillus sp. J23TS9, a single genomic region encodes these proteins:
- a CDS encoding TetR/AcrR family transcriptional regulator — protein MCPRTKAQNELIRMQRREQILDVAALSYFRTGGSFDIRDVAREAGLGYGTVYHYYPNRHLLIEDVLGSGFERCEQVIAQWANISGNPPDDSPLLTYCKALLRLWQSDARAYLVYKMAAEHYSGLPERDRHHAKRKFMERLYVPLQSIAQCEDDSVDHMLAVLVGCCGLHYYAGNSDLDVERIARLAIQAITKES, from the coding sequence ATGTGCCCCCGTACCAAAGCACAAAATGAACTCATACGCATGCAGCGCAGAGAACAGATTCTGGACGTCGCCGCGCTCTCCTACTTTCGCACGGGCGGCAGCTTTGATATTCGCGACGTCGCCCGCGAGGCAGGGCTTGGTTACGGCACAGTATACCATTATTACCCCAATCGGCATTTATTAATAGAAGATGTGCTAGGAAGCGGCTTCGAACGATGTGAGCAAGTTATCGCACAATGGGCGAACATCAGCGGCAATCCCCCGGATGACTCTCCGTTGTTGACGTATTGTAAAGCGCTGCTCCGGCTGTGGCAATCGGACGCCCGCGCATATCTCGTATACAAAATGGCGGCGGAACATTATTCAGGCTTGCCTGAAAGGGATCGGCACCACGCCAAAAGAAAATTTATGGAACGGCTGTACGTTCCACTCCAATCGATCGCCCAGTGCGAAGACGACAGCGTCGACCATATGCTTGCCGTGCTGGTCGGTTGCTGTGGGCTGCACTACTATGCGGGCAATTCCGACCTGGACGTCGAACGAATCGCCCGACTCGCTATACAAGCTATTACGAAGGAGTCCTGA
- a CDS encoding RNA polymerase sigma factor — translation MTDSQMIREIKEGNIELFSELMRRYQRKILAFVYHMLKSSHMELMAEDLCSETFYKAFRSLHSFREVDASFSTWLYTIARNTVLSELRKQRGAHIPLEESGITPVAPAEIAPEQAILRNEKVELVREAINNLPEKQRSALILREYDQLDYQEIADILGQSVSSVKSLLFRARSSVKLQLEPYFYENYYEQYEGMKSR, via the coding sequence ATGACGGATTCCCAGATGATTAGGGAAATCAAGGAGGGCAATATTGAGCTCTTCTCTGAATTAATGCGCCGTTATCAACGGAAAATATTGGCTTTTGTTTATCATATGCTTAAAAGCTCCCACATGGAGCTCATGGCAGAAGACCTATGCTCCGAGACATTCTATAAGGCTTTTCGCAGCCTGCACTCATTCCGGGAAGTAGATGCATCCTTCTCGACATGGTTGTATACGATTGCACGGAATACCGTGCTTAGTGAGCTGAGAAAGCAAAGAGGCGCACATATTCCTTTGGAGGAAAGCGGGATTACCCCGGTAGCGCCGGCAGAGATTGCCCCGGAACAAGCCATTCTGCGCAATGAGAAGGTGGAGCTTGTCCGCGAGGCCATTAACAATTTGCCGGAGAAACAGCGGTCAGCCTTAATCCTTCGGGAGTACGATCAGCTGGACTACCAGGAAATAGCAGATATTCTTGGACAAAGTGTCAGCTCGGTCAAATCCTTGCTGTTTAGAGCCCGATCCAGTGTTAAATTACAGCTGGAACCGTATTTTTATGAGAATTACTATGAACAATACGAAGGGATGAAAAGCAGATGA
- a CDS encoding anti-sigma factor, translating to MTCDEAQEIFGLISDMEEHDPRLRLLKEHTTTCSDCAAEFELWVESSSFIMDLQDEPSDARAEEINRNVMDRIYRESPWLIPDQSKPFDVPAVARRHLSRWIAGFVMVFLCSFLYFMLMDKPHVKETAEAATGILPTGIAGHATLISDRFSYDIPAANSGIIEPLVVGMGPTHPQYWMILSVLGVAMALFSLRKLSQMRK from the coding sequence ATGACTTGCGATGAAGCTCAGGAAATATTCGGGCTGATATCGGATATGGAGGAGCATGATCCAAGACTGAGGCTGCTGAAGGAGCATACGACTACATGCAGCGACTGCGCGGCCGAGTTTGAATTATGGGTGGAGAGCAGCAGCTTCATTATGGACTTGCAGGATGAACCATCCGATGCGCGTGCTGAGGAAATCAACCGGAATGTCATGGATAGGATTTATCGTGAATCCCCGTGGCTAATCCCGGATCAAAGCAAACCGTTTGATGTGCCTGCGGTTGCCAGAAGGCATCTGTCACGTTGGATAGCCGGCTTTGTCATGGTTTTTCTGTGCAGCTTTCTATACTTTATGCTAATGGATAAACCGCATGTGAAAGAAACGGCGGAGGCAGCCACCGGAATTTTGCCAACCGGAATTGCTGGGCATGCGACTTTAATATCGGATCGTTTCAGCTACGACATCCCCGCTGCAAACAGTGGGATTATTGAGCCACTGGTTGTAGGGATGGGTCCTACTCATCCGCAATACTGGATGATTCTGTCGGTGCTTGGTGTTGCAATGGCCTTGTTTTCACTGCGGAAATTAAGTCAGATGCGAAAATAG
- a CDS encoding histidine phosphatase family protein, whose amino-acid sequence MKIGLIRHGLTDWNMLGKIQGQSDIPLNTEGRRQAELLGDRLLTEEYTWDFVISSRLSRAEETGRIIASKLNIPVLEPDPRLNERSFGQVEGLTLSEREGKWGPDWHLQELGQEKDEVIQARGLAFMDDMWNTYPDKNMLVISHGGFLAQLYRSLYKERYTERIGNLSLTIVEKTDLDWVPLLYNCTRHLLENKE is encoded by the coding sequence ATGAAAATTGGTTTAATCCGGCATGGGTTAACGGACTGGAATATGCTGGGCAAAATTCAAGGGCAAAGTGATATACCACTTAATACGGAAGGCCGAAGACAGGCTGAACTTCTTGGCGATCGTCTGCTTACTGAGGAGTACACATGGGACTTTGTGATCAGCAGCAGACTTTCACGCGCAGAAGAAACCGGGAGAATTATAGCCTCGAAGCTGAATATTCCCGTACTTGAGCCTGATCCGAGATTAAATGAACGTTCTTTCGGTCAGGTGGAAGGCCTGACACTTTCCGAAAGAGAGGGTAAATGGGGACCCGATTGGCATTTGCAGGAGCTCGGTCAGGAAAAGGATGAAGTGATCCAGGCACGGGGTCTTGCTTTTATGGATGACATGTGGAATACATATCCTGACAAAAATATGCTGGTCATTTCTCATGGTGGCTTTCTGGCGCAGCTTTACCGCTCCTTGTATAAGGAACGCTATACGGAAAGGATAGGTAATCTGTCCTTAACCATTGTTGAGAAAACGGATCTGGATTGGGTCCCGCTTCTCTATAATTGCACAAGGCACCTCTTGGAAAACAAGGAATAA